AGGGTCGGACAGACGTGTTTGATTAGCATTTTGCTAGTTGGCAAATCATCCACTTTCGTTAGTGCATCTCTTGCACCATACTTTAATCACATAATAATTCTTCAATATGCTCTCAGACCCCATTCCACTAAGTACTAAAACCCCATTCCACTAAGTACTAAAAGGACTTTTAGgacattgttttatttttttccttacttGAATTTTTGTCTCGTTGGTTAATTTagcgccaattttttttttgaccttttgatTTGTCTcacgaaaaagtaaatttttttttacttttatccaaatattttgaaaaataaccacttttatgTAAATAAAGATTGGTACACTACATTTCATGTGAGATCCATTCCAGTCCCACAAAAATCAACACAAAATGCtagtcataaaaaataaacacactTTGACAGCGCCATTTTTGTATCAACGTGTGAACTTGTGTGTGGAGGCTAAAGACCTTGAGGCGCCATGTGTGAACTTGTGTGTGGTGGCTAAAGACCTTGAGGCGCCACGTGACCATGCCGCAGGAGCACCTTATGATTTTTGTATTGAAGAATGGGTACCATTATAACACAGGCAGGAGAATAagtaaaatgagaaaatttgaacatttagcttttaattaaaaacaaaacatcCTTCCTACGTCTTCTTCTCTATCCTCTCATGTCTTCTCATGAGGAGTAAGGTACAACAACAAAAAGGACGATGAACAGAAACTTttataagaagaaaaatggacGCCGACTTTCGGTTAAGAAGAGGATgggaagaaaataacaaaagctTTACAACTATACAAAATTCCCCCCATGTACTGTGGTATTTCTTAATTCTGGAGTTGACTAAAGGAAACTTTAAACCTTCCTGCTCAGCCCAGAAGAGCCTTCAGCAGATTGATAACCATGTTCATTTCTTGGTGTATGTAAGGTATGGATCTTGAGCAATACTTAGAACGTCTGGCCGCTCTGCCTGATTGTAAGTCAAGCATCGGCGAATAAAATCCTGCAGAAAATCAAAGGAAAATGAGGAAATTGTATTTAAGAAACTAGTATAATCTATGCTCCATTTGCCATCAGCTTGAGACTATTAGTATCACAGAATCGGGAGACCTATAGCTCAAGATGACGATTAACCTCTGGTACTAGAACTATAATTCGATGTACCAAGCCATATTGACTCATAGCTGGGGTGAATCGCTGTAACACGAAAACCATACGATTCGCGTACGATTCGGTTTAATACACCTAATAATTGATTCACTTTATCAACAATTTTCGCTGGAAAATGTGTGGCACTTCCATAACAAAAGCCTTTTGAGGTGATTAGAATTAGATGAAgtccaaaattttattattcgCCCATTTCATGAAGATTGAAGACTGAAACAaagatttaaaaattaaaaattaaaattaaaactaGAATTTATCGTTTTTAAATGGTCAATGGTCATTTCTACAGAAGCATATTTGGTAcaaatgtttttgttttctattttatgtCAAGATAATTCAGTTAGAAGGAAGGTGAGGAAGGCTAGGCAACGTGGATCTGAGAGGGTAACGAGTTGGAGGCCAAACTACCCTTGCATATAGTATTATTGACAGATGGAATGTAGAACCTCAACTCTTTCATGCATCACGATGCCTCACAATAACCTATCTTGAGCTTAGCAAAtaaattttcctaaaaaatgaggtaacAGCAATTGCACCAACTAGAACTATCTTTTATTGGATGGCTGAGTAAACTCTATTCCTTGCACCATATTACAGAAGTTTACGTTTTTTTATTTGCACCTTTCCCTAATTCTTATCTTCAGTATATCCATCTAACTCATCGCTTTGGGTGGAAAAAACTCACACACAAATGACAAAACTAAGTGATAATGCCTGGACCAATATCGAAACGCAGCAGCAATGAACAAATAGAAAGAACCTACCTTCGCTTCATTTGAGACAGCAGGTCTGGAAGGGAATTCCACTTTACGAGCTTTGATAATAGTATCTTCACGTAAAATTCGCTCCTGCGTCTGGTCATGACCAAAAGGCCGTCTGCCAATGAGCATTTGATAAAGCAGAATACCAGCCGACCAAACATCAACCTATTTTCCAAGAGAGAAACTTTTAGAAACACCTTTAGCCCAAGAAAGTGAATGATGAAAACGACAACATGAAACTCTGAAATTATTAAGCTTCattaaattaagaaatttcaatggGCTAAAGAGATGGACGAAGAGATGGGATGGCAATAATTACTCCCTAATTTGTAAAACGTACTTGTAAATGAAAATGCAGTTCAGCTTAACTGACCTTTGAAGAAATGAGAGGAGTTTTGCTTAGCTCAAAGCATTCTGGGGGCAGATACCTGAACTTACAGGATAAGAAACAATCAACTGACTGCAAATTTAACAAAAGGTAACAACACGTAGAGCCAGAAAGAGGAAGGATAAAGCTAAATAAAAACCAAAGCTTTAAACCAAGAAGCAAGCAGCATTAGGATGTTACCGGAGTAACTGGATAAATTTGTAATAATCCCGAAATGAGAAGCTAAAGTATGCACAAACCCAATCTAAGCTATAAGTTTCCAAATGTAAACTTCATCTAGTTTGGGTTCACACCTGAATCTGTCTCCCAAATTCAGCTCCACTGAGAAATACAAGATGTAGGACATCATAGAAAGTTGGATTATATGCCTACAACCAGTTTTTAACAGAAAGGGTGGGTTTCAGCTTAGTTCCAATACCTCTGGTCACAAATTGCAGAAGCCAATAAAATTCTAGTCAGCTCTGTTTTGTTAAGGGCGTGAAATTCTAGAGCAGGGTAAAGGATTGGTGTTGATTGGATTATCAGGTATGGTTAGGCAACATATTCTCTCTTAAGTTGGAAAGGTACCAGAGTTACGAACTATAACCATAGAATAGTGTGCTGTGAAAAGAAGAACCAGAAAGTTGACATACATCCGCATAGAATCCATAGGAATGAAGCTTGAAACTTGGTTGCCCTATACATCCCGCGAAGGAAGCGTTAAATGTTTGCAAGATTCTCAAAATCTCTACTCTTACGAAAAGATTACGAAATAGTATACAGGCTGCGTTGCTCTCCTAATTCACTAGAATGCGAACCCAAAATGGGAAACGAAAGGACATTGGCGGCTAGCCAACTAGAACATTCTAGATCAAGTATGTTACATActccataaaaaattcaaaaatacaaCAAATGCATGTGCCGTGACCAAAGTACCCCTTACTACTACAATACCACACATAGATGTTAAATCTATCCAGCATCATTCCAACCTACTAAGAAAATAAGTAAACCCAAGATGACTTCAAGCCTAATCATATAAAGCCCCAAGTACGTTCCACACTGAGAGATGGAATtgctccttttcttctttccttgcTCCGTGTCAATACAACTCATTAAATCCTTCCCTGGTAAAATAAAATAGAGGGAGTGTGACCAAACCATAATGATAGGAAACAGAGATTAATCCAGGGCATTTTGTCTGAATCAAGTTAAAATTCTTTCGAACATGACATGGTGATTGGACACCACACCACCCTAAACCCAACCACACCATCCTAAACCCTACCACACCACCCTTCCATCACTTGTCCAATACAGCCTGGTCAGGTTAGATTAGGTTTACTCCAGTTTTCCAAGGATTTTATATTTCCATAGTTGAACTTTtacttcttccttctttttttttgatataacAGAGACAAATCAAAGGAACAAATTAATTTTACCACCCAGGATTCTATCCTCCATGCAAGGTAGGTAGGAACAAAAATAAGATTTCATCTATCCTCCACAAATAGAGAACATCCGAGCCACATACTAATACTATTTCCCTAGACAGTTCCTATAGGCCCAAAAGGATGCTATGCTTGACAATGTGAGAAACAAACATGAAAACAGTAGTACATCTTAAGCAAACCAGATATCTATTCCATCTCAAGCAAGTACAAAAATTCATCATGGTACAACATCATGGCAGAAgcctatgatgcacggacacggacagagacacgggaattctaaaaaaatagggaCACGGACACAGCAGGGGACACAagacgtgtatatttatttatttgtttatatttttttcaattattttccaaatttaaatggcaaaatgtggacaaaacgaaaaatccatagttccactcccattcaaacaaaacaagacatccataagttcaatacaaccctattgaaaaattacaatttgacccccaaaattttagtttgacctcaattttttttaaattacactttgaccccccaccgtgtccccatcggtgtcccccaGTGTCTccagccgtgtccccctcaaaaatttaaatcaaattatgggacacgccacgtggcgtgtcccatatgtGTCCCCACCATGTCTTGACACTGCAATATGTCGACCTGTGTCGATGCTTCATTCAGATATCAGTTACAATTTGCAAGGTCCATAGCCTTGAGTGAGTAGGAAACGTATCGCCAAGCTTAAGAGTCTATTGCACAATTGATGCGGCACTTACCAGTATGTTCCAGCTCCTTGTGATGTGAGTTCCATTCCCTGAGAGCCGACATCATCCTCTACTATCTTACTAAGACCAAAATCAGTCACTTTAGCAACACCGAACTCATCAAATAGAACATTCCCAGGCTTCAAATCATAATGGATGATTTTCTGTGTTCTTTTATTCAAGTAAACAAGGCCTTGGAATATTTGAACCATAATGATCCTTGCTTCCCTCTCTGGCAGTACAGGTGTTGCTTTAAGAACTGCATCAAGATCTTTTCCTGCAGATAAGTGTCGGTTAGAAGTACGGAAGGGAAACCAGAATGAGTAAATTTCTCTTTACTTTTTGAATGCAGAGAGCAAAGGTTTATCATTTTCAATTAACTGCAAATGTAAGTTGAGATAACTAACATAGAGAAATGACAGTACAGCTGAAAGACTATACACACCACTACAGTACTCTAAGATGGTACAGAATGTATTATGGTCAATTTCAAAAATGTCCCAAAGCCGCACAATGTGATGATGAACCAAGGTCTTGTGAATGTTGTACTCTCGAATTGCATGCCTTATGTAACTTTGCTTCTTGTCTTCACTCCACTGAGCATTCAGACCATGAAGCTTACATGCAACATATCTATGCTCCACCAAGTCAAAAGCCTGTTGGAAATTTCTTGCATCAAATGAGAGCGaaaagtactactactactataatATCTTCCATTTAGGGCAATAGAATGATCAAGACAAATGAGACTTCGTAAAACAGTACACATGTGCAGGCAATGTCTGACCTTGTAAACCTCGCTGAATCCACCTTTCCCAAGAAGGTTTAGAAGTGCATATCGGTGgttcaaaatctgaaaattgttgAAACGAGAACCGTCCTCATCCCGTATGCGTTTCATTTCACGTATAAGCCTTCCCTTCTCTATTTCATATCGGTCCCTCTCACGCAAAAAGGTATCTTCCTCCTACAGGACATCCATAGCTCAATGAATGAGTGTTCGTTCaacttattttctttcatttcctttcaGCGGCCCTTATTTCATCTGTGGTTGAAATGGGGTGGGGGAGTTTTGGAGGAACTTCAATCAGCTCAATGTCAATTACTATAAATAGCAACTTACACGCTTGATGCTGGCTAGACGGGATTTATAGATCTCATCCTGGATTAGAAAATCTTCTTCATGAGATCCTGCTTCTGTATCAATTGCATCTCCCTTGTCTTCAAACAGTATCAGTGTcacgaatttttttgaatgacaaaaataacTCAGATgatgagagggaaaaaaatctaCTAAGCACAAATACTTGCACTCGTAGATCATGGATTTTAATAAACCATTAAGCCCTCAACAACCAGAATGTAGTTCTATGCATACAGCCATGTGTCGACAACTTCACATGAAATTGAGATCCTATTTGACAATTATTTTCATAAGTAACAACATGACAAAATCTATGCAAAACGTATCAAGGGGATGCCACCCATGTACAAAAGAAGGCCAAGAACAAAAAGACCCTAAACATCAAGAAACACCAAAAAGATCATGGTATTGGTGAAGGAAACACCACTCTAAATGCCAAAATTATCTATCACGTCAAGGAATTGGTAAGGGTTGGATTGCACTCCCCCAACTACCCAACTATACGGACTAAAAAGGAAAAGACACTTGAGTTTCAACAACAGCATTTCCTCTCTATCGAAATATTTATTAGTCTGCTCTCTCCAAATGAGCCACATCAAGCAGAGCGCAACCAAATCCATGGCTTCCATATTCCTTTTCCCACTCTAGCCCTGTACCATTCATGAATAAGTACTAGCTTAAAGCACACGGAGACCCCCTAACATTTAAAATTTCACCCTCTCAACTATAACCGTTAACAAAACAGCACCattctatccaaaaaaaaaaccgtaaagagagaattgtcattttctctcactcCGTTAACAAAGTtagccaattttttatttcatatagttgagggggtctgtatgGGCGGTTTTAAATGTTAGGGGGTCTCCATGAGAAAAAGAGATACTTGAGGGGGTCTCTGTGTACTTCCACCTAAGCACTAGCACTGCCAATGGGAGAACCCACGACGTGCCCCACCATACAAGAACCGGAACCCAAAGATCCCTGACAACCGAACAGTGGTTATTCTTAGGGCCAAAAACAGCCAGAATGTGCATATGGAGCCTatgaattaaaaaaacaaaggagaatCCATAATACTCTGACGTGACTCATGTCTCGTGAGCTGAAGGACTTGACAGTGAGGTTGCTACAGCCACATTGTAAATTTTAGAAGTTTTCATGGGAGTTCACTCTTCTTTACTCTCCTATCTATCAGATATATGGAGCATTGCCCCTTGGCGcttaatttcaattttcaaatatcCTATTGAATCCAATTGCAAAGCCAATTAGTGCTACTGCTACTTGATTGAACAATCTCTCAACGCGCACTATATTGGATTTCCGTTCGTGCCAAAAAATAACAGAGTAGTCAAACAGAAGAAACAACCAGATTTATGAAGATTCCAAAACAAACATTACCTGATTGTCGTTTCTTCAGTAATTTCCGCTGCCGCTCAATAGCTTCCTTCGTCTCCAATAAATGTCTCTGTAAAACAAACCAATCTCGAGACTATAAATTCAAATAGAAGAATGAATCAAACAAGCTTACAAAAAACAATCACTTACTCTATTGACAGCAAAATATGTGACGAAAAAGATGAGACACTGCATATTGGAATGATTTGAAAAATCCTTATACAATGTTAGATTTCAATCTCCAAAGGCTTTTTAAATTGCAAGAATTATGCGAAAACTTAGTGAAATTTTGTACCAAATATGCAACACTAGCAAAACATTTTTTCCAATTGCACCAACTAGCCTAGTTAGGAAGTCACATTGATAGCATTCAGCTACTGACCGATAGGTCAGAGGTTTAGCTACTGGCTTGTTTACTTTGCTCAACAAAACACGACCAAATAATCCCTAAGGTAGTCTATCTCGGAAGGGATCTCTAAACAAAAAAACCTGGAATAGTTTATATAACACAATTTCAAATCCCGTCTttccccaaacaaacaaaatcatgCTACGCAAATATAATGTTGCAGATGTTTTATACTGACGACGTACACCACGTCCTAAAAAGATAAACCAACTATTCTTCTATAATAAGACATACCGTGGATCATGTACGACACTTATCGTGAATCAGATGTGATCGATAGCAAGTAGCTAGTCAGTGAAGAgataaaaatacatacaagaTGAGCATTGAGATCCTTAAGTGCTTGCCCATCCTCCCATGTCTCAGATATGATAGTTCCGGCTCTGCGATTTCAAATATAAGAGAGGAGCATCTGATAAAAATTGATGGACATCAATAGAATGAtgcatgaaaattttgaattaatgGTCGCAAAATTTTTGCAGTCTGCATCTAAACATTTAGGGCTCCAAAAAACGTTAAATAATGCCTATCATCCGGTATTTAAACTTCTGTGCCGAACAACATTATTcactggggaaaaaaaaaggcaacTGGTCCAGTCCAACATTGTCCTATATATCATTGCCATTGACGTAAATATAAAGCAAACACAAGTCAATATCCCATGCTTTTTCCGACGTACAATGCACAAAGAAAAGCAACACATTTTTATGCGTGCAGAGATGacaaattttttgcaaaatcaatGCAGACAAAAGCCAAAAGGCAATCATCTTATTCCTTGTATTTATTTGTTGGGGTCTTAGTagcaggatccttctaaaatgggtgcgctcCGAGAGCTCGAATCGGTgctcccaagatgggagcttgacgggagctcAGACTTCAACGTGTAAGCATGTCCCTGATATGTTATTACATGTCCAATATCCAAGTTTCTTGTGAGCTGATGAAAGTGGCTTCGTGCAATGTCATTGAGTTGACAGATATGTGACACTTAAAGAGTATAATTTTCCAAGGATGATTTTCTCCAATAACAAGATTTCCCCACTCTCTCAAATTTTTGCAATCCACAAGACCAGTCACCATCTATCGATAACTAGAGAGGAGACTACTTTCCTGGGGGTTAACTTTTGGACCATGTCATTCTTTCTCTGTCAATTTACTGGGATCAAAGGGATGGGAATGATTTATTGTAAGTATTAGTCGAACAAAACCAGAATGGAAGGAGTACCTGATTACACCCACATTGCCAAGTCTCAAAGAATCCTGGCGTACTttcaaccttgcttcttgtctCTCAGCTTTTGAAACAGATACTAAAAGATCAGATATTACCTTCATTCTCTGCACCaaagaaggaaatgaaaatGACTGTCAGACTAATCCACCAACTAAACACGTATTGCACATCAAATACAGAGAAAGCAAAAGCCAAGCCAAGTTTCTCAAAAAGCAGATCGGTTATGCAAGTAATAGCCAATCAGCACACAGAAGAATGACAACACGAAATCAGGAAAGGAACAGTGATATGCCTTGTATAGGAGTTAATCTTCTGGGAGTTTGAATTGCATTATTCCAGTGTAATATTCGAGCTTTCATTTAGATTTAAAGAGAAACCAAGTATACCATAAAAAGCGTATAATGAAGAAAAGTAATAGTTTCTTCGATTAGCACTGCTGTACTATCTCTCATCAGTGTTACCATGGACTAACGGGTAAGAACATGCCCTTGGGAGGGGAACAACAGCTGGGAATGGCTG
The sequence above is a segment of the Rhododendron vialii isolate Sample 1 chromosome 13a, ASM3025357v1 genome. Coding sequences within it:
- the LOC131312474 gene encoding serine/threonine-protein kinase TOUSLED produces the protein MSDDMLLHFSSNSSNQSDQSLPTKIAKLEARMVGKAPLAAPAAAPVQAAWPAVSSVANYGVAEDLVSSDSDDDNGAEYLIQANTQKRPKLEEDDSSSALDPVEAVADIGQKVVEPTDPKPGLDINRRRQGRGRGHAVSGRGRGSRVNGQARAQSSPSPVLTSNGLLENSYHKDSLSKEQQGSDDRSSLEEEITSLRAKIAALEEDLKKSRQEASDYQQLCQPLEKELKDLKDGEQQMKPKRMKVISDLLVSVSKAERQEARLKVRQDSLRLGNVGVIRAGTIISETWEDGQALKDLNAHLRHLLETKEAIERQRKLLKKRQSDKGDAIDTEAGSHEEDFLIQDEIYKSRLASIKREEDTFLRERDRYEIEKGRLIREMKRIRDEDGSRFNNFQILNHRYALLNLLGKGGFSEVYKAFDLVEHRYVACKLHGLNAQWSEDKKQSYIRHAIREYNIHKTLVHHHIVRLWDIFEIDHNTFCTILEYCSGKDLDAVLKATPVLPEREARIIMVQIFQGLVYLNKRTQKIIHYDLKPGNVLFDEFGVAKVTDFGLSKIVEDDVGSQGMELTSQGAGTYWYLPPECFELSKTPLISSKVDVWSAGILLYQMLIGRRPFGHDQTQERILREDTIIKARKVEFPSRPAVSNEAKDFIRRCLTYNQAERPDVLSIAQDPYLTYTKK